In Litoreibacter ponti, the genomic stretch GACCATAGGGCATCCGGGATATGCGCGTCCGCCGCCGCAACATTCGAGTGCATCTCGCTCAGGCCCTGCCCCCCCGGAATGACCGAGAGCACCGCCGAGTGGCGCAGCGGGAATTGAAACGCGGCATCGACCAGTCGCACGCCGTGCCGCTCGCAAACGCTTTCAATCTTCGCGACCCGATCCATCACGGACTGCGGCGCGGGATCGTAATTGTAGAACGCGCCCTCCTGCGCGCCGGTGGCGAGGATGCCGGAATTGTACGGCCCGCCGATGACCACACCGATGCCCCGCTTTACGCAAAGCGGCAGGAAGCTTTCCAGCGGCTCCTGCTCCAACAGCGTGTAGCGACCGGCCAAGAGGAAAATGTCGAAATCGCCGCGCTCTGTCAGCCATTGACAGGGCTGCCATTCGTTGACGCCCGCGCCGAAGGCGGCAATCGTTCCCTCCTCGCGCAGCCGCAGCAGAGCCTTGTAGCCCCCCTCCATCAGCTCGGCGAGCTTCGTGTCCAGAACAGCCTGGCTTCCATGATTGAAGGTATCGAGATCATGCGCATAAAGAATATCAATCCGATCAATTCCGAGCCGTTCCAGCGAGAATTCGACCGAACGCAACGTCGCGTCGTAGCCGTAGTCGTAGACCTCGTTTCTCGCCGGCACGTCAAACCATTTCCCGTGCCCATCGCGCGTCTCTTCCGTGGCGGCCTTCAGGAGGCGACCGATCTTGGTCGACAGGACATACTCGTCTCGTGGCTTGCCCCGGAGAAACCGGTTCAATCTGGTCTCTGCGAGACCCAGCCCGTAGAGCGGCGCGGTGTCGAAGTATCGAACCCCGGCGTCCCATGCCGCATCGAAGACGGCATCCGCCTCCTCTTCACTGATCGCGCGGTAGAGATTGCCCAGAGGCGCCGTGCCAAGCCCAAGCTCCGCGAAGGTCAATCCGCCGGTTCCGTGCCGATCCCAGACGCGTGTTTGTCGTGCCATGGCTGCCTCCCCTTCGCATCAAGCCTAGGGTAATTTCGCCTTGGGAGACAAGAATTTCCCCGCTACGATCCCTCAAATACAGGCGGTGGGGAGGCCGGGTGATGGCAACTTTTGAAAAGGTATTCGGGACGAAGAAGCCGATCATCGCGATGGTTCATCTCGGCGCGCTGCCGGGTGCCCCGCTTTATGATGCCGACGCCGGGATCGACGGAATCCTTGAAGCTGCCCGCGCCGATCTGGAAGCGCTTCAGGCGGCAGGCGTCGACGCGGTCATGTTCGGCAATGAAAACGACAGACCCTATGAGTTCGACGTCGACAAGGCATCGCTGGCCACGATGGCCGCCGTCATTGGCCGTCTGCGCGACGACATCACCGTTCCGTTCGGCGTCAATGTCCTGTGGGACCCGATGTCGACCATTGCGCTGGCGGCCGCTACGGGTGCCGCGTTCTGTCGCGAGATTTTTACCGGCACCTATGCGTCGGACATGGGGCCATGGACACCGGATGCGGGGGCGGCAATGCGGTACCGCGACCGGTTGCACCGGAGCGATTGCCTGATGCTCTACAACGTCTCGGCTGAATTTGCCGACAGCCTCGACCGTCGCCCGCTGGCCGACCGCGCGCGCAGTGCGGTGTTCTCGTCGATCCCGGATGCCGTGCTGGTCTCCGGCGCGATCACGGGTGAAGCGGCCCGGATGGAGGATCTGGAGGCCGTCAAGGCCGCCCTGCCCCACACTCCGGTTCTCGCCAACACGGGCGTGAAGCACGACACCGTCGCAGATGTTTTGGCGCTTGCGGATGGCTGTGTCGTCGGCTCCTCGCTGAAGGTTGACGGCGACACCTGGAACGCAGTCGACCCCGACCGCGCCAAGGACTTCATGGACCGCGCAAAGGCCGCGCGATGAGGGCGCTTCTGGAGCGACTGCTTGCCGTGCCCGGTCTGTCCGGCCACGAGGATCGAGTGCGCCGCGTGATTGCGGCAGAGTTGGAAGACCTGGGCTGTGCCCATGACACCGACCGCCTCGGCAATCTTTGGACCACCTTCGAGGGCACAGGCCCGTCGGTCATGTTGTTCACCCACATGGACCAGCTTGGCTTTGTCGTGCGCAAGATCGAGGCCGACGGCTTTCTGCGTCTGACCCGGCTGGGCGGTGTGCCTGAACGCGCACTGGCCAGCCAAGAGGTCCTGATCTGCGCGGCAGACAGTGATATTGTCGGCATCATCGCAAACAAGAGCCATCACGCCACGCCGCCCGAGGAGAAATACTCTGTGGTCCGCGTCGGCGATCTTTATGTTGATTGCGGCTTCGAGAGCGCGGAAGAGGCCGAGCGCGCGGGCGTTCGGATCGGATCGCCTGTGGTGTATGCCCCCAGCAGCGTGGCGATGGGCCCCCACCGCATCGCGGCACCCGCGCTTGACGACCGGGCCGGATGTGCGGTGCTTCTGGATGTGGCCCGTGCATTGGCCGCGCGCGAAAACGGCCCGACCGTGCACCTCGCTTTCACCACGCTTGAAGAGTTCAACCTGCGCGGCGCCCTTCCCCTCGCCGAACGGCTTAAACCCGACATGGCGATCCAGATTGATCTGATGCTCGCCACGGATACGCCGGATATGGCGGCCTTGGGCGACATGGTTCTCGGCGGCGGACCCGGCATGTCGCTCTATTCCTTCCACGGGCGCGGAACCCTGAACGGCGTGATCCCGCATCCCGCCATGGTCAGGCTTTTCGAAGACACGGCCGAAGCCGAAAACATCCCGCTTCAGCGTAGCGCACAAACCGGGGTGCTGACCGACCTGTCTTATGTGCAGTTGGTAGGCGGCGGCGTCGCGTCAATCGATATGGGCTTCCCGCTTCGATATTCGCATGCGTCCCGCGAGGTGGTGGATTTCCGCGATCTCGACGCGCTTAGCAGTCTTTTGCAAGCGGCCCTTGCGCGGGTGGGACCGGATTTCGATCTAAGCCGAGATGGAGCCTTGCGATGAGTTACACCCTTGGCGTCGATATCGGGACCTATTCGTCGAAAGGCGTCATCGTTGACCGGACGGGGCAGATCATCGCGGAGGCGCAGCGGCCCCACGAAATGATCGTGCCGCAGCCCGGGTGGGCAGAGCACCGCCCCGAGGAAGATTGGTGGGGCGACTTCGTCCATATCACCCGCAAACTTCTCGACAGCTCGAACATCGCGCCTACGGAGATTGCGGGCGTCGCGGTCAGTGCCATTGGCCCCTGCATGCTTCCGGTCGACGCCAGCGGTGCCCCCCTGATGAATGGCGTGCTCTACGGCGTCGACACACGCGCAAGCGCCGAAATAGCAGAGCTCGACGCCCGGATCGGGGCGGAGACGATCCTTGATCGATGCGGCAACGCGCTCACATCGCAATCGGTGGGGCCGAAGATCCTGTGGCTCAAACGCAATCGGCCCGAGATATTCGAGAAGACCGAAAAGATTCTGACATCGACCTCGTTTCTCGTGCACAGGTTGACGGGCGAATATGTGATCGATCACTACACCGCGGCCAATTTTTCGCCGCTCTACGACGTCGCACACTGCGACTGGACCGACGAATTGGCGGACAACATCATCGCCGTTTCGGCCTTACCGCGGCTGCTCTGGTCGACCGAGATCGCGGGCCATGTCACCGCCGCGGCGGCGGCGGCCACGGGATTGGCCGAAGGCACACCTGTCACCGCCGGAACAATCGACGCGGCGGCGGAAGCGGTCAGTGTCGGCACGCAGGACGCCGGGGACATGATGCTGATGATGGGATCGACGATCTTCATTATCCAGATCACCGCCGAGCGGGTGCGCGACCCGAGGCTCTGGTACGCCCCCTGGCTGACGCCGGGCAGCCATGCGTCGATGGCCGGGGCCGCGACTTCCGGAACGCTGACCCATTGGTTTCGCGATCGCTTCGCGCGGGAGCTGCCAAAGGACGACGCCTTCGCGACG encodes the following:
- a CDS encoding aldo/keto reductase encodes the protein MARQTRVWDRHGTGGLTFAELGLGTAPLGNLYRAISEEEADAVFDAAWDAGVRYFDTAPLYGLGLAETRLNRFLRGKPRDEYVLSTKIGRLLKAATEETRDGHGKWFDVPARNEVYDYGYDATLRSVEFSLERLGIDRIDILYAHDLDTFNHGSQAVLDTKLAELMEGGYKALLRLREEGTIAAFGAGVNEWQPCQWLTERGDFDIFLLAGRYTLLEQEPLESFLPLCVKRGIGVVIGGPYNSGILATGAQEGAFYNYDPAPQSVMDRVAKIESVCERHGVRLVDAAFQFPLRHSAVLSVIPGGQGLSEMHSNVAAADAHIPDALWSDLRAEGLLREDAPT
- a CDS encoding BtpA/SgcQ family protein, whose product is MATFEKVFGTKKPIIAMVHLGALPGAPLYDADAGIDGILEAARADLEALQAAGVDAVMFGNENDRPYEFDVDKASLATMAAVIGRLRDDITVPFGVNVLWDPMSTIALAAATGAAFCREIFTGTYASDMGPWTPDAGAAMRYRDRLHRSDCLMLYNVSAEFADSLDRRPLADRARSAVFSSIPDAVLVSGAITGEAARMEDLEAVKAALPHTPVLANTGVKHDTVADVLALADGCVVGSSLKVDGDTWNAVDPDRAKDFMDRAKAAR
- a CDS encoding M42 family metallopeptidase — its product is MRALLERLLAVPGLSGHEDRVRRVIAAELEDLGCAHDTDRLGNLWTTFEGTGPSVMLFTHMDQLGFVVRKIEADGFLRLTRLGGVPERALASQEVLICAADSDIVGIIANKSHHATPPEEKYSVVRVGDLYVDCGFESAEEAERAGVRIGSPVVYAPSSVAMGPHRIAAPALDDRAGCAVLLDVARALAARENGPTVHLAFTTLEEFNLRGALPLAERLKPDMAIQIDLMLATDTPDMAALGDMVLGGGPGMSLYSFHGRGTLNGVIPHPAMVRLFEDTAEAENIPLQRSAQTGVLTDLSYVQLVGGGVASIDMGFPLRYSHASREVVDFRDLDALSSLLQAALARVGPDFDLSRDGALR
- a CDS encoding FGGY-family carbohydrate kinase; the protein is MSYTLGVDIGTYSSKGVIVDRTGQIIAEAQRPHEMIVPQPGWAEHRPEEDWWGDFVHITRKLLDSSNIAPTEIAGVAVSAIGPCMLPVDASGAPLMNGVLYGVDTRASAEIAELDARIGAETILDRCGNALTSQSVGPKILWLKRNRPEIFEKTEKILTSTSFLVHRLTGEYVIDHYTAANFSPLYDVAHCDWTDELADNIIAVSALPRLLWSTEIAGHVTAAAAAATGLAEGTPVTAGTIDAAAEAVSVGTQDAGDMMLMMGSTIFIIQITAERVRDPRLWYAPWLTPGSHASMAGAATSGTLTHWFRDRFARELPKDDAFATLASEAEATPPGANGLLFLPYFSGERTPIHDPLAKGALFGLNLTHGRGDIYRAVLEGVAMGTAHVIDTFRDAGAAPARVLAVGGGTQNDVWLQATSDISGLTQIVSDKSIGASYGDAFLAAQALGLAAPDDITNWNPASREVAPVRREAYARQYPLFLKLYEQTKEIAHALG